In Gemmatimonas aurantiaca, the sequence ATCGAGATGGGACGACCGAGCCGGTTGTCCATCGAAGCCGAGAAGAAGCAGGGCACCATCGCCGCCGTGCGCGTGGGCGGCGCCTCGGTGATCATGTGCGAAGGGACGCTGACGTTGCGCGGGTAGGCGGCTTCTCACCGTATCACGGGTCACCGCGCCGACATGCGACTGCAGTGCACTGCACTGTAGTCTTGCGGCCGGCTACTGTACCACCGCCGAATCGCCGGACTGTTTGAGCCGCAGCGCATTGAGTCCGCGTGACCAGAGCACGGCCCGGTTGCGTCCACTGCGTTTGGCGGCGTAGAGCGCTTCGTCGGCGCGGGCGCGCAGGGCTTCGGCGATTCCGTCGTCGCGGATGTTGTCCGCCACCACGCCGATGGACACGGTGACATTCACCCGGCCGTCGGGCTCGGCGAACGTGCGTCGGCGGAAGGCCTCGACGATACGCAGGGCGAGATGCTGGGCCCCGTCGAGCGAGGTATCGGGCGCCAGAATGGTGAACTCCTCCCCGCCGGTGCGCGCCACCACGTCCTGCGCGCGGGCGCTCGCGCGCAGCAGCTCACCCGCTTCGGCAATGACCTGATCACCCACCAGATGTCCCTGCGTGTCGTTCACCTGCTTGAAATGATCGAGGTCGATGGCCAGCAGGGCGACATCGGTGTGGGCGCGCGCGGCCCGTGACAGCTCGCGACGGTACTGCTGCTCGAAACCGCGGCGGTTGAAACACCCTGACAGCGGATCGGTCAGCACGATGGTGGCCAACTGTCCGCGCATGCGATTGTAGGCCCGTCCCACGGCCGTGATGGCGTCGGGACGCCGGTCGGCGGCGACATCGTAGCTGTCGCTGAAATCCCCTTCCTCCGCGCGCTCGAACATCGCCACGAGATTGGCGAGACGCTCGTGCAGGTGGGTCTGCACCCGCGTCACCAGCCACGCGCCCACCCCGAACAGCGCCAGCGTGAACAACGCATCGCTCCACTCGATGTCCGCCCGGTGGCGCACGCCGATGTCCATGAGTAGCAGGTAGGCCGCCGCGGTGGCCACGAGCATGAGCAGCGCCGGCGCGCGTCCGAAGTACACATGCGTGAGCTGCAGCGAGAACAGCGCCACCAGCAGCCCGCGATGATAGTGCGGCGGTTCGGCGAGCAGAAACACCAGCCAGAAGACCAGGGCGATGTCGGCCGCCACCATCAGCGTGGAAAGGGGCTCCCCTGCCCGACGCGTGGCCCGCACGTAGACACGAATGCCGATCGCCAGCAGGGCGTAGACGGCCGTGACGATGGCCACCAGCCAGTCGGCCAGTTCCGGCCCCACCGTCTCGAGCACCACCTCCGGTGGCGAGAGGACGCCGGCGAGCCGGAGTCCCACGGCCGCGCTGCCCACCAGCAGCGCCAGCACGATGCGATAACCCGTCTGCCAGAGCAGGATATCCGCGGTGGCGGCATCGGTGCGGGGACGATCGGTGGCCATGAGTGCCCTAGGATACCCCGATGGACTGCCGAAAGGAACGTACGAAGGCCCGCCAAACGCACGCGCTCGTCAGCGCTGGATAGCCGCCCGCTCCCGATGGTCCCCGCCCCCGCCATGCCGGTACTGCCCTGCACACAAGGTCAACATGGTTGCCAAAGAGTGCCACAGCAACCTGCGGAGAGCGCACAATGCGCATGCGTTCGAATACCGACAGCACGGAGCGGCGTCATCGATTCGTTACGTAACAGTGGAGAGCGTACGCCTCCGTGGCGAGAGAGGAGCACCGATACCCCTAGACGCCAGCACCGTCACGCAGATCCCGGTCACGCGGATCCGCTCACACCGATCCCGCTTCCCCTCTCCCATCCGGCACATGCCGCCTGTCGGTTCCACACTCGGCCCCAACACGTCCTCGCAATTTCGTGCCATCGTCGTTCCGGCGGAACGGCGCTGGCGTGCCACGTTGCTGGCGACCATGATCGGCGCGCTCGTGTTCTTCATCTTCGAAGCGAGCAAGTCCGCGATCTTCCCGCATCTGACGATCTGGGAATCGCACAACATCACGATCACGTTCGGATCGCTGATCGCGGGGGGTGCGGCGTGGTTCGCGATGGCGCGCCAGGCATCGATGCTGCGGACACTGGCCGCCGAGGAAGCGCTGCGGGAACGGTTGGAGATCCGGCAGCGGGCGCTGGCGGAGAGCGAAGCGCGCTACCGGCAGCTGATGACACACTCACCCGAAGCGATCGTGGTGCATCGCAACGGCCGCGTCATCTACGCCAACGATGCGGCCATGCTGCTCATCGGGGCCAGGGAGGGCACGCAGTTGCTGCGCCGCCGCGCGGCGGATTTTGTGCACCCCGACGATCTGGCCATGGTGCAGCAGCGACTGGGTTCGGGGCCGGCACGCGTGCAATACCGGCTGGTGCGGCTCGACGGCGGCATTCGCGAAGTCGAAGCCGTTTCCGTCTCGATCGCGTTCGAAGGCACACCGGCCATGCAGACGCTCTTCCGCGATGTCACCGAACGCAAGGAACTCGAAGCGCGTCTGCTGCACGGCGCCTTTCACGATGCGCTGACGGGGCTCGCCAACCGGGCGTTGTTCCGGGACCGCCTCGAACACGCACTGACCATGGCCGGGCGTGATCCGGACCATCGTCTCGCCGTGCTGTTTCTCGATCTCGACGATTTCAAGGGTGTGAACGACAGTCTGGGGCACGAGGCGGGCGATCAGCTCCTGCGAACCATCTCCGAACGCATCGTCGCCGAAGTGCGGGCGTCGGACACCGTCGCCCGCTTCGGCGGCGACGAATTTGCCGTGCTGCTGGAACGCCTGCCCCACGAGGCCGAGGCGCTGACTATCGTGAATCGCATCAAGGTGGCGCTGCGGCGTCCGCTCATGCTGGAAGGACGTCTGATGAGCATCGCCACCAGCGTGGGCGTGGCCTATGCCAGCGCCGGCGACGATGTGGACACCCTGCTGCGCAACGCCGATGTCGCCATGTACGAAGCCAAAGAGGCCGGCAAAGCCCGTCATGCCGTCTTCGAACCGTCGATGTACGCGGCCATCGTGCAGCGCCTGCAACTGGAGACCGATGTCCGTGCGGCGGCGGGCGCGCCGCAGCAATCCGGATTGCATCTGGCGTATCAGCCCATCGTGGATCTCCGCACCGGTGCGGTGCGTGGACTCGAAGCCTTGTTGCGGTGGCAACACCCGCATCGTGGCACGGTCGAACCCAGCGTGTTCGTCCCGGTGGCCGAACATACGGGCGCCATCGTGCCGTTGGGCCGATGGGTCCTCGAGGAGGCCTGCCAGCAACTCGTGACATGGCGCACGCTCTGGTGGCGTGAGCGACGCGCGCCCGATTCGGTGCCCGGCGTTTCGGTGAACATCTCGGGCCGTCAACTCGCCGAAGACGATTTCGTGGACGACGTGGCGGCGATTCTGCGCCGCACCGGTGCGCCGGCCGGCAGTATCACCCTCGAGATCACCGAGAGTGTCATCATGCGCAACACCGAGTCGTCGCTGCGCACCCTGTCGGCCCTCAAGGCGCTGGGGCTGCGGCTCGCCATCGACGATTTTGGCACCGGGTACTCGAGTCTCAGTTACCTGCAGAAATTCCCCGTCGATGTCCTCAAAATCGACCGGGCTTTCGTGGAAGGGGTGGCGCAGGGAGGATCGGACACGGCGCTGGCCCGCACCATCGTCACGTTGGGCAACACGCTGAGTCTCAGAACCGTCGCGGAAGGCGTCGAATCGCCACTGCAACGTGACGCGCTCTCGACGATGGGGTGTGTCGACGGACAGGGATATCTCTTTTCACCGCCGCGTCCAGCCGCGGAGATCACGGGCTGGTTGCGCGTGCAAACGGGCGGAATCGCCGTCGCGGTGTGAAGGTGGAACCCGTCGAACAGGGTGCGGTCATCATTCCGTGTCGCCTGAGGCGACAGCGGCGGCACGAGTCGCGGGTATGATCGCCCGGTACGCGCGGAATTCCAGGGCACGGAAGCTGTACGATATCGGTATGCCATCAGTGCGTCCGGCCAGCGCGAGCCCGCGCCAGCCGGACGCCGCGCCCCTCACGCCAGGGCCGGCTCCGCGAGTGGTGCGTCCGCCGAAACGATCCGGCCGTCGAAGAGTTGCACGGTACGCTCCGCATGCTGCGCATACCGCGCATCGTGTGTGACCATGCAGACCGTGGACCCCGCCGCGTGCAGTTCACGCAGCAGTTCCATCACCGCCTCGCCGTTGCGCGAATCGAGATTGCCCGTGGGTTCATCCGCCAGGAGAATCGCCGGATCGCCGGCCACGGCCCGCGCCACCGCAATGCGCTGCTGCTGACCACCGGAAAGCTGTGACGGAAAGTGTTTGGCGCGATGTGTCATCCCCACGCGTTCCAGGGCCTTCTGTACGCGGTCCTTGCGTTCCGCGGCGTCCATCTCGCGATAGGTGAGGGGCAGCTCCACATTCTCCCACACCGTCAGATCGCCGATGAGATTGAAGGCCTGGAAAATGAAGCCGATCTCCTTGTTGCGGACGCGCGCCCGATCGGCGGCGCCCAGATGCGCCACCGACGTGCCGGCGATCTGATACTCCCCACCGCTCGGCGCATCCAGCAGGCCGAGGATGGACAGCAGCGTGGTCTTGCCGCACCCCGAAGGCCCCGCGATCGCGACATACTCGCCCTTCCGGATATCGAAGTGCACGTCGGCGAGGGCGTGTGTCTCCACCTCGTCGGTGAAGAACACTTTGCGGATGCCCTGCATGTGAATCAGCGGCGTGGCCTGCGGTTCGTGAGCACTCGGCATGAATGGGGTTCCGGTTATCGGATACGGATCTTCTCGGCAGTCGAAACGCTGCTGAGATCGGACAGGATGATGCGATCGCCAACGGCCAGCCCGTTCAGGATCTCGATGGAGTTGACGGAGCTGCGTCCAAGCACCACCGGCACCCGCACCGCCGTCTTGCCATCGGCATCCACACGGAATACCGATGTGTTTCCCGTTCCCGCACTCGACGCCGGGCGACCGGCATACAGCACGTTCGTGAGACGGTCGATGACGATCGTGCCATCGATGCTGAGATCGGGCACGGCGCCCGCGGGCAGCGGCCCATCGAGTGCGACATCGATGATGACCGAACCGCCCTGCGCCGAGGGATCCTTGCGGATCACATGCCCCGGCACGATGCCGTTGCGGGTATCGACCGTGGCCTTCTGTCCGATCTGCACATCCTTTGCCTGCGACTCGGGAATGCGGAGCACCGCTTTGAGCTTTCCGGGCTGCACCACCTTGGCCAGCGTGGTCCCCTCGGGTACCCACTGTCCGAGCTGCAACGTGAGCTCCTGCAACACCCCTTCTTCGGGTGCGCGCACCTGCAGCGACCGCAGACGCGCCTGCTGATTCTCGGCGATGGCCCGCAGCTGCACGACACGCGACGCCTGCACGGCGATCTGGGAATCGATGGCGGATTGCATGAGTGCCAGCCGCTCCTGTTCCACGCGGTAGCGGGTGGTGAACTCCTCCGCGGCCGTCTTGCGGTTCGTGGCTTCGAACGGAGGTACGAGTCCGAGACGCACCAGCGAATCGGCCGCACGGGCCTCCTGCGAACTGCTCACCAGTTGGGTGCGTGTGGAGGCCACCGTGCCCTCCTGCGTGAGGATGGCACTCCGCAGATTGGTGCGCAGGTTGATGAGATCGATCTCCGCCTGCCGCGCCTGCTGTTCCGCCTGCATCGTCTGGATCTGCAGGTCGGGATTGGAGAGTTCGAGCAGCAGTTCGCTGCTGCCGACGTTGCGCCCCGACTCGGTGTGCAGCCGTTCCACACGCGCCGATGCCTGCGCGGTGATCCAGCGGATGTGCTCGGGCACCAGTGTTCCGGGGCCGCGCACTTCGCGTACGATGTCGCCCTGCTTGACGGTGTCGAGCAGCACGGCGGCCCGTTCGACCGTGGGCACGGCGGGATCGAGACGGGTGAGTGCCGCGGTGACGATCACCACGCCGGCCACCGCCGAACCGATGAGGATCTGTTTCCTGTAGGACTTCTTCGGAGTCCGGACGATATCCATGTGTCTGTGTCAGTGAGTCTCGGGGCCCGATCGGTGGATCGATCGAGGGATCGATCGTGGCATCAGTCGTAGCGCAGGGCATGCATGGGGTCGACCTGCGCGGCGCGGCGCGCCGGCATGAACCCGGCCGCGAATGCCACGAGCACGAGAGCGAGAACCGCGCTCACGAACACCACCGGATCGTGCCCCTGCAGTTGATAGAGCTGGGACTGGGCGGCGCGTCCGATCGCGAACGCGGCGGCAATCCCGATGGCGGCCCCGATGAGCGTCATGCCACCGACCTGCCGCAGCACGAGGGCCCGCACACGAGCGGCATCCGCGCCGAGGGCCATGCGCACGCCGATCTCCCGCGTGCGCTGCGTGACCGAATAGGACAGCACGCCGTAGAGTCCCACGGCGGCGAGCAGCGTGGCCAGCACCGCGAAGGCCCCGGCGAGGGTGCTGATCATGCGATCGAGGAAGACGTTCTCGCGCATCTGCTGTGGCATCGTCTTGAGATCCTCCACCGGCACGGTGGCATCGAGACGGCGCATGACGGCATTGATGGACTGCAGGATGTCGGCGGGCGACTGTCGCGTCTTCACGTAGAAAGTGAGCGAGCTGACCGTATTGTCCTGCCGCCAGGGGGTGAAGAACAGCGGCGGCACTTCGTCTTTCACCTCGCTGTACTTGGCGTTGCGCACGAAGCCGACGATCTGGATGTCGAGCGAATCGCGTCCATCACGCGACATGAACTTGCCGAGCGGATCGGTGCCGAGATTGAACTTCTTCGCGAAGGCTTCGTTCACCAGCGCCACTCTCGCCGTGCCCACACGATCGGCGTCGGTGAACTCGCGGCCCGCCAACAGGGTCATGCCCAAGGTCGTCAGGAAGCCCGACCCGATGACGTTGTAGCGGGCGTTGCAGTCGGTATCGGGGAGGCAGGTGAAGCCCTGCACCCGCACGTCGGTGCCCCAGTTGCTGCCGCCCAGCACGGCGACGCGTGCCGAACTCACGTCGGTGACGCCCGGCAGCGCCCGCAGTTCCTGCTCCACGCGCTCGTAGAGCACCTTGGCGCGTGTGCTGTCGTAGCCGCTGCGCATCGGTGAGATGTCGAACATCGCCACCTGATCGATGGACAGTCCCAGGTCCGCCTTGCTGACGTTGACGAGACTCTTGAGGAAGAGCCCCGACGATACGAGCAGGGCGACCGAGAGGGCGATCTGCACGACGACGAGCGCGGTGCGGAACCGGGAGGCGGCGCGCCCGCCGCCCGTGATCTGGCCGGCACCGGCGCGGATCGTGGAGATGAGATCGGCGCGGGTACTGTGCAGGGCGGGAAAGAGACCGAAGACCAGCCCCGTGCCCACGGCCAGCACGGCCGCGAAGGCCACCATGGCCGGACGCAGGGAGATGTCCATCGTGGTCAATGCCTCGGGAGGCATGAAGGACGCCACGCTCTTCAGCGTCCACATGGCCACGAGCAGACTCACCACGCCGCCCAGGATGCCCAGCACCACCGACTCGGTGAGCAATTGTCGCAACAGTTGCCCGCGAGTCGCCCCGAGCGCGAGACGCACACCCATCTCGGTGGCACGGCTCGCCCCGCGGGCCAGCAGGAGATTGGCAATGTTGGCGCAGGCGATGAGCAGCACCGTCGCCGTGATCGCGAAGAGCATGATCAATGGCGTCTTCGCTTCGCGATGAATGCTGCTCTGTCCGCGGGCACCTGGCGTGAACGTGATGGTTCTGGCCTTGAAATGCGCCATCGTCGCATCGCTCATGCTCTGCTGCAACGGGACTTCGACATCCAGCAGGAGGGAGCGATACAGGGTGTTGAGCTGGGTGGACGCCTGGGTGATGGAGCTGCCGGGCTTGAGCCGACCGAACACATAGAGCCAGTAGTTGCGACGGTTTTCGAAGTCGGGTCGCCACGTCGTCACCGCGGCTCGCATGCTCACGGGCACGTACACCATCGGCTCGGCACCGAGCGTAGTGCCCCGGAATCCTTCTTCCGCCACACCGAGGATCGTGAGGGTCTGACCATTCACGATCAGCGTCTGTCCAACGATTTTGGGATCGCTGCCGTATCGTTCCCGCCAGAACTCGTGACTCAACACGGTCACGAAGTTGGCCCCGATGACGCCGTCGTCGGTCGGCTGCAGCAGCCGCCCGATCGCCGGCTTGACGCCCAGCAGACCGAAGTAGCCTCCGGAGACGAACATGCCGCGCCCCGAGAACGCTTCATTCCGCACCGAGAGGTTGGCCCCGAAGTTCACGTGGCCAGCCACGCCTGCCAGCGCGGTCTGCTTTTGCTCCAAATCGCGGAACATCGGATAACTGAAGACGTCATCGCAGTCGCCCGCCTGATTGCAGCTCGTCGATCCCGGCTTGGGTCCGGGCGCCGAGAGGTTCACCAGTTCGCCGGGCGCACGCACGGGCAGGTTTCGCAGCAGAAACTGCTCGAACAGCGAGTAGATCGCCGCGTTGGCTCCGATGCCGAGCGCCAGTGACAGCACGGCGATCGCGGTGACAAAGGGCGTCTTGCGCAGCATGCGCAACGCCAGCGTGAGGTTTCTCATACGCAGGGATTCGGAAGGCCCGTAGCGGCGTCGGCAGGCGGCGCTGCTGGGTAACGAACGTTCTTCAGGTCGAGCGTTCTGACAGCGGCATGTCGCAAAAGGTTTGACTCCGCCGATGGCGCACCTAACGGCGGAGGGACGGCCAGGTTTCACCCCCGCTTTTTTCCGCCGTAGCCACCCGCGACGACCGTCGCGGGCTGCTGCGTGCCCATCGGTCACCCCGTTCCGGTTTCTCCATGCCAGCGCATCGCGTCAGCGGTTCCCTGTTCGACGATTCGGTGGGTTCCCCCTACGCGCCGCGCGATGCCTGCGGTGTGGGCTTCATCGCCCGGCAGAGCGGCGAGCGCACGCACGAAGTGGTGAGCCTGGCGGTGGAAGCCGCGGCCCGTCTCGCCCATCGGGGGGCGTCGGCCGCGGACAGCTCCGCCGATGGAGCCGGTCTGCTCACACAGATCCCGAGACGCCTGTTCATCCTGGCCGCCTCGCGCCTCGGCATTCATCTCCCGGCCGATGCCGCGGTCGGGGTGGGTATGTGTTTTCTCCCCGTCGACCAACGTGCGCGCGAAGAAGCCATGTCGCTCGTGAACGACGTGCTGCTCGGTGACGGCATCCCCGTACTGGGATGGCGCGACGTGCCGGTGCGCCCCGAAGTGCTCGGTCCATCCGCGCGTGCGGCCATGCCCACCATCGCGCAGATCCTCGTGGGTCGGCCCGCCGGCAGTGACGACGACGCCTGGGAACGACAGCTCTATCTCGCACGAAGGGAGATGGAGCATCGCGCACTCGCCCGTGGACTCGAACCGTTCTACATCTGCTCACTCTCGTGTCGCACGGTCGTGTACAAGGGCCTGCTCACCGGCGGACAGCTCGGCGACTTCTATCCGGACCTCCGCGACCCCGCGTTCGAAACGGCCATTGCCGTCTTTCACGAGCGCTATGCCACGAACACCATGCCGCGCTGGGAACTCGCCCAACCGTTCCGCATGCTCGGACACAATGGCGAGATCAATACGCTTTGGGGCAATCGCAACGCGATGGCCATGCGCGCCCCGTTGCTGGAAGCGCCGGATTTTGGTGCCCATGCGGAACGTCTGCGCGATCCCATCCGCCCGCGGGGCAGCGACTCGGCCAGTCTCGACAACGCGCTCGAACTGCTCGTACGGGCCGGCCGGTCGCCGGTGCACGCGACGATGATGCTGGTGCCGCAGGCCTGGGAGAAGTATCCCGACGTGGAACCCGTGGTGAAGGCGTTCTACGAATACCATCAGTGTGTCATCGAACCCTGGGATGGGCCGGCGGCCCTCGCCTACAGCGATGGCATCCAGGTGGCGGTGTCGCTCGACCGGAACGGTCTGCGTCCGTGTCGCTACAAGATCCGCGCCGACGGCATGGTGGTGGCCGGCTCCGAAGTGGGCATCGTCGACTTCGATCCGCGTGACGTGGTGGAAACGGGCAAGCTCGGACCGGGTGGCGTATTTCTGGTGGACACGGCCGGCAAGCGCATCGTTCGCAACATGGCGGCCAAGCGTGAAGTGGCCACGCGCCGGCCGTACGCGAAGTGGATCGCGCAGCACATGGCCACACTGCCCACCAGCGATGGCGCCGAACCGCTCGTGCGCTCGAGCGATCAGTTGCGCGCCACGCAGGCCGCGTTCGGCTACGGCAACGAGGATCTCCGTCTCGTGCTCGAACCCATGGCGACATCGGCGGCGGAAGTGGTGTGGAGCATGGGTGACGACGCGCCGTTGGCGGTGCTGTCGTCCACCACACCGCCGCTGTACGCGTTCTTCCGGCAGCGATTCGCGCAGGTCACCAATCCACCCATGGACTCGCTCCGCGAATCGATGGTGATGTCACTGCGCATGCACCTCGGACGACGGGGATCGCCGCTGGTGGAGAAGTCCTCGTATGCCCGCATGCTGCGCATCGAGCATCCGGTGCTGCTGCCCGACGAGATGGCCGCGCTCAGGGCTTTCCCCGACATGCCGCATGCCACGCTCGACGCCACCTACACGGCGCAGGCCCGTCCGGAGGCTCTCGAAGCGGCACTCGATACACTGTGCCGGCGCGCCGAGGTGGCGGCCCGCAAAGGCGCCCGCCTGCTCATCATCAGCGACCGAAAGGTGAGCGCCGAACGCGCCCCCATTCCCGTATTGCTGGCCCTGGGCGCCATCCGCCAACATCTGGTGCGCACCGGTCTGCGCGCACGTGTGGGTCTCGTCGTGGAAGCCGGCGATGCGATCGAGCAGCACCACATGGCCACACTCTTCGGTTACGGAGCCGAAGCGGTGTATCCGTGGCTGGCCATGGAAACGGTTGCCACACTGTTCGCGGAAGCGCACGGACGGGCCGACAACGATGTGGAACGCCCGGGGCCGGCCCTCGCGCAGTCGCGATATCGCACGGCCGTGGAGAAGGGACTGCTCAAGGTGCTCGCCAAGATGGGGATCTCCACCCTCGCGAGCTACTGCGGTGCGCAGACATTCGACGCGCTGGGACTCGGTGCCGACGTGATCGACCGCTGCTTCGCCGGCACCGCGTCGCCACTTGGTGGTCTCACCCTGCGGGAACTCAGTGAAGACGCGCTGTTGCGCCATCGACGGGCCTACACCACCGACGGCACCGCGCTCACGGCACTGCCGGACTACGGACGCGTGCGTTTCCGCAAGGATGGCGAAGCGCACGCCTGGGCTCCGCGTCGCGCGCAGGTACTGCAGCAGGCCGTTGGCAGCGCACGCCGCGCCGGTGTCGATCCGGACGAAGCGTGGCGCACGTTTGCCCGCAACACGGAGCAGGCCACTCCATCGTCCGTGCGCGACCTGCTGACGTTGCGTCCCGGTCAGTCCATCCCCATCGAGGAGGTGGAACCGATGGGGGCCATTCGGGCGCGGTTCATCGCATCGGCCATGTCGCTCGGGGCGCTGTCTCCCGAAGCACACGAGACCATCACCATCGCCATGAATCGCATCCAGGCCCGCTCCAACTCCGGCGAGGGCGGTGAAGATGCCGCGGCGTACGCGGATGCCAAGACCGATACCGATACCGCGGGCGATCGTCGCGACAGCCGCATCAAGCAGGTGGCGTCGGCTCGGTTCGGCGTCACGGCGGAGTATCTCGCGCGGGCCGATGAACTGGAGATCAAGATCGTGCAGGGCGCC encodes:
- a CDS encoding EAL domain-containing protein yields the protein MPPVGSTLGPNTSSQFRAIVVPAERRWRATLLATMIGALVFFIFEASKSAIFPHLTIWESHNITITFGSLIAGGAAWFAMARQASMLRTLAAEEALRERLEIRQRALAESEARYRQLMTHSPEAIVVHRNGRVIYANDAAMLLIGAREGTQLLRRRAADFVHPDDLAMVQQRLGSGPARVQYRLVRLDGGIREVEAVSVSIAFEGTPAMQTLFRDVTERKELEARLLHGAFHDALTGLANRALFRDRLEHALTMAGRDPDHRLAVLFLDLDDFKGVNDSLGHEAGDQLLRTISERIVAEVRASDTVARFGGDEFAVLLERLPHEAEALTIVNRIKVALRRPLMLEGRLMSIATSVGVAYASAGDDVDTLLRNADVAMYEAKEAGKARHAVFEPSMYAAIVQRLQLETDVRAAAGAPQQSGLHLAYQPIVDLRTGAVRGLEALLRWQHPHRGTVEPSVFVPVAEHTGAIVPLGRWVLEEACQQLVTWRTLWWRERRAPDSVPGVSVNISGRQLAEDDFVDDVAAILRRTGAPAGSITLEITESVIMRNTESSLRTLSALKALGLRLAIDDFGTGYSSLSYLQKFPVDVLKIDRAFVEGVAQGGSDTALARTIVTLGNTLSLRTVAEGVESPLQRDALSTMGCVDGQGYLFSPPRPAAEITGWLRVQTGGIAVAV
- a CDS encoding HlyD family efflux transporter periplasmic adaptor subunit, coding for MDIVRTPKKSYRKQILIGSAVAGVVIVTAALTRLDPAVPTVERAAVLLDTVKQGDIVREVRGPGTLVPEHIRWITAQASARVERLHTESGRNVGSSELLLELSNPDLQIQTMQAEQQARQAEIDLINLRTNLRSAILTQEGTVASTRTQLVSSSQEARAADSLVRLGLVPPFEATNRKTAAEEFTTRYRVEQERLALMQSAIDSQIAVQASRVVQLRAIAENQQARLRSLQVRAPEEGVLQELTLQLGQWVPEGTTLAKVVQPGKLKAVLRIPESQAKDVQIGQKATVDTRNGIVPGHVIRKDPSAQGGSVIIDVALDGPLPAGAVPDLSIDGTIVIDRLTNVLYAGRPASSAGTGNTSVFRVDADGKTAVRVPVVLGRSSVNSIEILNGLAVGDRIILSDLSSVSTAEKIRIR
- a CDS encoding GGDEF domain-containing protein; the encoded protein is MATDRPRTDAATADILLWQTGYRIVLALLVGSAAVGLRLAGVLSPPEVVLETVGPELADWLVAIVTAVYALLAIGIRVYVRATRRAGEPLSTLMVAADIALVFWLVFLLAEPPHYHRGLLVALFSLQLTHVYFGRAPALLMLVATAAAYLLLMDIGVRHRADIEWSDALFTLALFGVGAWLVTRVQTHLHERLANLVAMFERAEEGDFSDSYDVAADRRPDAITAVGRAYNRMRGQLATIVLTDPLSGCFNRRGFEQQYRRELSRAARAHTDVALLAIDLDHFKQVNDTQGHLVGDQVIAEAGELLRASARAQDVVARTGGEEFTILAPDTSLDGAQHLALRIVEAFRRRTFAEPDGRVNVTVSIGVVADNIRDDGIAEALRARADEALYAAKRSGRNRAVLWSRGLNALRLKQSGDSAVVQ
- a CDS encoding ABC transporter ATP-binding protein produces the protein MPSAHEPQATPLIHMQGIRKVFFTDEVETHALADVHFDIRKGEYVAIAGPSGCGKTTLLSILGLLDAPSGGEYQIAGTSVAHLGAADRARVRNKEIGFIFQAFNLIGDLTVWENVELPLTYREMDAAERKDRVQKALERVGMTHRAKHFPSQLSGGQQQRIAVARAVAGDPAILLADEPTGNLDSRNGEAVMELLRELHAAGSTVCMVTHDARYAQHAERTVQLFDGRIVSADAPLAEPALA
- a CDS encoding ABC transporter permease, encoding MRNLTLALRMLRKTPFVTAIAVLSLALGIGANAAIYSLFEQFLLRNLPVRAPGELVNLSAPGPKPGSTSCNQAGDCDDVFSYPMFRDLEQKQTALAGVAGHVNFGANLSVRNEAFSGRGMFVSGGYFGLLGVKPAIGRLLQPTDDGVIGANFVTVLSHEFWRERYGSDPKIVGQTLIVNGQTLTILGVAEEGFRGTTLGAEPMVYVPVSMRAAVTTWRPDFENRRNYWLYVFGRLKPGSSITQASTQLNTLYRSLLLDVEVPLQQSMSDATMAHFKARTITFTPGARGQSSIHREAKTPLIMLFAITATVLLIACANIANLLLARGASRATEMGVRLALGATRGQLLRQLLTESVVLGILGGVVSLLVAMWTLKSVASFMPPEALTTMDISLRPAMVAFAAVLAVGTGLVFGLFPALHSTRADLISTIRAGAGQITGGGRAASRFRTALVVVQIALSVALLVSSGLFLKSLVNVSKADLGLSIDQVAMFDISPMRSGYDSTRAKVLYERVEQELRALPGVTDVSSARVAVLGGSNWGTDVRVQGFTCLPDTDCNARYNVIGSGFLTTLGMTLLAGREFTDADRVGTARVALVNEAFAKKFNLGTDPLGKFMSRDGRDSLDIQIVGFVRNAKYSEVKDEVPPLFFTPWRQDNTVSSLTFYVKTRQSPADILQSINAVMRRLDATVPVEDLKTMPQQMRENVFLDRMISTLAGAFAVLATLLAAVGLYGVLSYSVTQRTREIGVRMALGADAARVRALVLRQVGGMTLIGAAIGIAAAFAIGRAAQSQLYQLQGHDPVVFVSAVLALVLVAFAAGFMPARRAAQVDPMHALRYD